One region of Bacterioplanoides sp. SCSIO 12839 genomic DNA includes:
- a CDS encoding cupin domain-containing protein — protein sequence MHVLGHLSVEEFLRDYWQKKPVLIRNAWPDFDPLLPADELAGLSLEAEIESRLIIEDGIPGDKGDGKNGDPWQLKCGPFTEDDFRALPENKWTLLIQGVDHWIPEAAELLEHFRFIPSWRIDDLMISYAVDGGNVGPHYDQYDVFLLQAEGQREWSIGQMCDDQSPFIKGPQIRVLEEFNETDSWVLNPGDMLYLPPQLAHHGIARGECMTYSIGFRAPSQLELAQATLDEILVSANEDQRYQDSDLQPLESPGLIDSQAAQRLRNTLKAALEDDAVCQRILGKLMTEAKYPEHQPDAQEEPEWSQLCELFTATDHINKSEFSRFAYSQNTQSCEFFFQGSHTELPLNDLPLITYLSDYGHYETDKLIEMATTNSGRSLLQTLWSQQLLYSEE from the coding sequence ATGCACGTCCTAGGTCACTTATCCGTTGAAGAATTCCTGCGCGATTACTGGCAAAAAAAGCCCGTCCTGATCCGCAACGCCTGGCCTGACTTTGACCCCTTATTACCCGCCGATGAACTAGCGGGCCTCAGCCTCGAAGCAGAAATTGAATCCCGTCTGATCATCGAAGATGGTATCCCCGGCGATAAAGGCGATGGAAAAAATGGTGACCCATGGCAGTTAAAGTGCGGGCCATTCACTGAGGATGACTTCCGTGCCTTACCTGAAAACAAATGGACGCTGCTGATTCAGGGCGTTGATCATTGGATTCCTGAAGCGGCGGAGCTACTCGAACATTTCCGCTTTATTCCGTCCTGGCGCATCGATGACTTAATGATCAGCTATGCCGTCGACGGCGGTAATGTTGGCCCACATTACGACCAATACGATGTTTTTTTACTGCAAGCTGAAGGCCAGCGAGAATGGTCCATTGGCCAGATGTGTGATGATCAAAGTCCTTTTATTAAGGGTCCACAAATCCGGGTTTTAGAAGAGTTTAATGAAACCGATTCCTGGGTATTAAACCCAGGAGATATGCTGTACCTACCACCTCAACTGGCACATCATGGCATTGCCCGAGGCGAGTGCATGACCTATTCCATTGGCTTTCGAGCACCGTCACAACTGGAACTGGCCCAGGCGACACTGGATGAAATATTGGTCAGCGCCAATGAAGACCAGCGCTATCAGGACTCAGACCTGCAACCATTAGAATCACCCGGCCTGATCGATTCACAAGCCGCTCAGCGATTACGCAACACCCTGAAAGCAGCTCTTGAAGACGATGCCGTATGCCAACGTATTCTTGGTAAGTTGATGACAGAAGCTAAATACCCAGAACACCAGCCAGATGCACAGGAAGAACCGGAGTGGTCACAGCTCTGCGAACTTTTTACAGCCACTGACCATATCAACAAGTCGGAATTTTCGCGTTTTGCCTACAGCCAAAACACACAAAGCTGTGAGTTTTTCTTCCAGGGAAGCCATACAGAATTGCCCCTGAATGACTTGCCCTTGATCACATATCTGAGCGATTATGGACATTATGAGACAGATAAGTTGATCGAGATGGCAACCACAAACAGCGGTCGGTCTCTGCTGCAAACACTCTGGTCTCAACAATTACTGTATAGCGAAGAGTAA